GCGGTATTGAGCCTGCACAGTTGTAGCAGTAGTAACAATGATGCACAATCATTGCCTGCTGCCGATTCTGTACACGGCTGTATGCAAACACCTTCCCGTTTTGGCCAGCTGACCACCGACTCTTCGCTGCCCGAAAACAAGCATGCTTCTTATGAAGGCATGGTGCTGATACCCGCCGGCACATTTGATATGGGCGGCGATAACAAGCAAGCCGCTGCCGATGAATATCCTAAGCACAAAGTGAACATGCATGCGTTTTACATGGATGCCACCGAAGTGACCAATGCACAATTCAAAGCGTTTGTAGACGCCACCGGCTATGTTACTACTGCGGAAAGAAAACCCGATTGGGAAGAGTTGAAAAAAACATTGCCACCGGGTACGCCACGTCCTCCTGATAGTGTGATGATTGCTGCGTCTTTGGTATTTAAATCAACCACTGGCCCTGTTGATTTAAACGATTACAGCCAATGGTGGAGTTGGGTAGCCGGTGCAGACTGGCGTCATCCTGAAGGACCCAATAGTAGCATTGCCGGCAAAGAAAATTATCCTGTGGTGCATGTAAGTTGGTTTGATGCGATGGCCTATTGCAAATGGGCAGGCAAGCGTTTGCCAACAGAAGCTGAATGGGAGTATGCTGCAAGAGGCGGTCAGCTCAATCAAATTTATCCTTGGGGTAATGAACATGTAAATGCAGGTCAGGCAAAAACAAATAGTTGGGAAGGGAAGTTTCCTTACCTCAACGAACGGAAAGATGGTTATGCAAAACATGCACCCGTAAAAAGCTTTGCTGCCAATGCTTACGGCTTGTATGATATGGCAGGCAATGTTTGGGAATGGTGCAGCGACTGGTACGACCATGCCTATTATCAAACGCTTGCTGGTAAAGTAAGCAGCAATCCAACGGGGCCGGCAGCCAGCAACGATCCGCAGGAGCCGTACACGCCCAAACGGGTGCTGCGGGGTGGCAGCTTTTTGTGCAACGATGCTTACTGCAGCGGCTACAGGGTAGCCAGGCGCATGAAAAGCAGTCCTGATACAGGCTTGGAACATACCGGCTTCAGGTGTGTAAAAGATATCAAACAGTAACGCTAACGCAATACCGATTTATGCTGAACAGAATTTGGTTTTCACTGCTGCTCATGGTAGCGGTTCAAGCTTCCCTTGCCCAATCGAAAATGAAATCACCCAATGTGATTTTTATATTGGCTGACGATTTGGGCTCGATGGATTTGTCCTGTTATGGCAGTCGCTTTTATGAAACGCCGAACCTGGATGCATTAGCAGGCATGGGCGTAAAGTTTATCAATAATTACAGCAGCAGTCCTGTGTGCAGCCCCACACGTGCCAGCATATTAACGGGTAAAAATCCCATCCACACTGGCGTAACAGACTGGATAACCGGCCGACAAGAAAATGGCGCCAGAGTAAAGCCATTTGAAAAACTCATTGCTCCGCCTACAGCGTATGAGCTGGCATTGCAGGAGCATACACTTGCAGAGCATGCGTTGAATAATGGCTACCAAACATTTTTTGCAGGCAAATGGCATTTGGGTGAAGAAGAAAAATTTTGGCCCTTGAGTCAGGGTTTTCAAACCAATATCGGTGGTTGGAGCAAGGGCGCACCAACAGGAAAGAAAAACGATAGCACAGGCGGTTTTTTTTCACCCTATGCCAATCCAACACTTACTGATGGGCCACAGGGAGAATACCTCACAGACAGGTTGGCCAACGAATGTATTCGCTTTATCAAAGCACAATCGGATACACCATTTTTCATGATGTATGCTTTGTATGCTGTGCACAATCCACTGCAGGCACCGGCTGCGCTGATAGAGAAGTACAAACAAAAGCAACAACAGTTAGGATATACAGACAAAGATCGGTTTGTGAAAAATGAAAACTGGATGATGCATCAGGCAGACTGGAAACTTCGCCTGCTGCAAGACCATGCTGTGTATGCTGCCATGATTGAAAACATGGATTGGAATATCGGCCGCATTATTCAATCATTAAAAGAGAAAGGATTGCTGGATAATACCATTATCGTTTTTACATCCGACAATGGTGGTTTGAGCACAGCAGAAGGCAGTCCTACCAGCAATGCGCCATTACGGGCTGGCAAGGGTTGGTTGTACGAGGGTGGTATACGGGTTCCGCTGCTCATGTATTGGAAAGGCCAGCTACAGCAAGGCTTGGTATCGAATATGCCTGTTATATCTAGCGACATATTCACCACGCTGTCTGCAGTTATGCAAAAAGGGTTTAAAAAACCATCTGCACTGGAAGGCGAAAATCTGTTGCCCCTGCTGAAGTCTCCTGCAGCAATAAAAGAAAGGACGCTGTATTGGTACTATCCGCATTACAGTAATCAGGGCGGAAGACCTGCTGCTGCCATACGGCAAGGGCATTATAAATTGATACTGAATTTCGACAACAACAGCACTGAGTTGTATGATCTTTCGATAGATTTCAGTGAAAAGAACAACCTGGCCAACCAGCAGATTGCTAAGCGGGATGCTTTGAAGACACTGCTCGAAAAATGGCTTCAAAAAAATAACGCAGGCAGCTTTACGCCCAATCCGGGCTACCAGCAATAACACAAATGAATATGCTGCGCTGCCATCGGAAAAAGTTGCAAGCCGTGAATACCATGGCCAGTTAATCGTCGGCCTGAATGCCTATCGATTAAAGAAAGCTTGCTGTTTTAAAAGCAATAGACTTCTCATGTACAGTGCAGCGATTTAACCTGGGGAAGCTTGAACGAACGACCTGACAAATCCATTAAAGGGCCATTTCATCCTGCATCCATCCGGGTAGAGGGCATTTTCAATAAGGTTTGGAATCGAAAACATTTTTTGCCGATGTGCCATCCATTTGGAAAAGGCTGCAGCTATCGGCAGCTTGCTGGAAGCGGTTGGGTCCAGGTACAAAGAAATCTTGTGCCTGCATTACCAAATTATATGCTTCGCCACTTCGGCTATGCCTTTAGCATTTCACATTCTCGCTTTGGTAACTGCATTTAGCCGTTAAACATATCGTTTGGTGGCGATAGAAAGGCATTCCTTTATTTTTGGCCTCATTATTTCCTTTATGCAGGTAAACGAACAACTCATCGATCATTTGGCCAATCTGGCCCGGCTCGAATTTGACCCGGCTGCCAAGCAGGCCATGCAGGCCGATATGGAAAAAATCATTGGGTTTGTAGAAAAACTGAATGAGCTGGATACCACCGGTGTAGAGCCATTGCGCTACATGGGCGAAGCCAGCAATGTGTACAGGCAAGATGTACCCGGCGAAAATTTGCCCGTGGCCACCGCATTGCAAAACGCACCGCATAAAGACGAATCATTTTTCAAGGTACCCAAGGTTATCAAACGCGACTAATACCAACCCTATGCAAGGCATTATTCATATCAGCGACATTCGTAAATCTTACTACATGGGCACCCAATCACTGGAAGTGCTCAAGGGTTTGAACCTCGATATTTACAAAAACGAGTATGTGGCGCTGATGGGCCCTTCGGGTTCTGGTAAAAGCACTTTAATGAACATTTTGGGTTGCCTGGATAGTCCAACTTCTGGCACCTACATTCTCAATAATCAGGATGTAAGCAAAATGGATGATGCGGCATTGGCACAGGTGCGCAATAAAGAAATTGGTTTTGTGTTTCAGCAGTTCAACCTGCTGCCTCGTTTGAGTGCGGTAGACAATGTGGCACTGCCGTTGGTGTACGCCGGCATTGCCAAAAAACAACGCCGCGAAATGGCCATGGCCGTTTTGGAAAAAGTAGGACTGGGCAACCGGAGCCACCACAAGCCCAACGAAATGAGCGGTGGTCAAATTCAGCGGGTAGCCATTGCCCGTGCCCTGGTCAATAGTCCGGCTATTATTTTGGCCGATGAACCTACCGGTAACCTCGATTCCAAAACCTCCGTTGAAATCATGGACCTGTTTTCTGCCATTCAGGAAGCAGGGAATACCGTGGTGCTCGTAACGCATGAAGAAGACATTGCCGGCTATGCCAAAAGAGTGATTCGACTGCGTGACGGTATGGTGGAAAGCGATCAAACCCAGGAAAGCCGTAAACATGCACATGTGCATGAATAAACGCTCAGCTTTTTTGCGAACATTCCTACATTGCCGTTGTTACACCCCCTAATTACCGGGAAATAAAACATGGCATTTAAGATTTATACGAAGACAGGAGACAAAGGCACCACCTCACTTATTGGCGGCACCAAAGTGCTGAAAAGCCACTACCGCATTGAATCCTACGGCACTATCGACGAATTGAATTCATACATTGGATTGGTAAAAGACATGCTGCAGCCTGTACATCAGGGCAGTACTTTACCCGAAATACAAGATCGGTTATTCACCATTGGCTCAGCCCTGGCTTGCGACCCCAATAAAGAAACGGCATTAAAAATTCCGGACCTCAAGCAGTCGGATATTCAATTGCTCGAAGACGAAATGGACAAGATGGATGAGGTATTGGAGCCTATGAAATCGTTCATTTTGCCTGGCGGCCATCCCACCATTTCTACCATTCACATTGCCCGTTGCGTATGCCGCAGGGCAGAGCGTTTGTGCGTACAATTAATGGATATTGGTGAACCTGTAGAGCCTTTGATTTTGCAATACCTCAATCGACTCAGCGATTATCTTTTTATACTGGCCCGCTATGCCGGCCATTTACTGGCAGTGCCCGATATTCCGTGGAAACCACGGGTGTAAAGGCTTTTCAGGAAACCATTAGTCCGTCTTTCATCAGCAACTTGCGGTCGCTCAAATTGGCGAGGGCTTCGTTGTGCGTCACTATCAAAAAAGTTTGGCCCAGCTGCTGGCGCAGGTCAAAAAATAGCTGGTGCAATTCTTGTGCATGCAGGCTATCGAGGTTGCCGGTTGGCTCATCTGCAAATACAATGGCTGGCTCATTGATGAGGGATCTTGCCACGGCAATACGTTGTTGCTCACCGCCCGACAATTGTGCCGGTTTGTGGTCTTTGCGATCTGTGAGGTCCAGTATTTTCAACAGTTCCAGTGCCTTGGCTTCTACCACTTGTTTGCTTTTGTTGCCAATCCAGCCGGGTATGCAAATGTTTTCCAAAGCGGTAAATTCTGGCAGCAGGTGATGAAACTGAAACACAAATCCAATATGCTCGTTGCGAAAATTCGCCAGTGCATTGCCCTTCAGTTGCGTTACTTCCTGCCCTTTGATGCGGATACTGCCACTATCAGGCTCATCGAGGGTGCCCAAAATGTGGAGCAGGGTGCTTTTGCCTGCACCAGAAGCCCCCACAATCGACACTACTTCGCCCTTTGCTACCGCAATATCCACCCCTTTTAGTATGGCTAAGTCTCCAAATTGTTTCCGAATGCCGGTAGCCGAAAGCATAGTTTGTTTTTTGTATGGGGTAAAAGTATTGATTCACAAGGTTTATCAACCAAACAGCACTACGTATTGCACAAAATGCCTCGCCTTGCAGAAGTACATTTGGTAATTTCTGTGAGACATATACATTTGCCAAAAATTTTTAAGGAGGGTAGTCTGTATGTTTTGGACACTTGAACTCGCATCTCACCTCGAAGATGCCCCCTGGCCGGCCACAAAAGATGAGCTGATTGACTATTCAATTCGTTCAGGCGCTCCTATCGAAGTGGTGGAGAACCTGCAGGAACTGGAAGACGATGGCGAAATCTATGAAGGCCTCGAAGATATTTGGCCCGACTATCCCAGTCAGGACGATTTCTTCTTTAATGAAGACGAATATTAATCTACAAGTAGCACTAACTGTTTGTAAAAAGCCATTCTATTGAAGAATGGCTTTTTTATTGGGGTCAAGCTTGCTTTTTAAACGTGAGTTTGAAAAAGATGAGTAACAAGCTCAGCAGACATACAATACCGTTACAAATAATGACCGGCCAAAGCATGGGGCTGTTGAAAATGCCATAAATGAGCCACACAATGGTGCTGATGAAAACAATCAACATCATTTCAAGGCTTAAATCATCGGCACGCCTTGTTTTCCAGGTTTTGTATACCTGCGGCATAAAAGTAACCGATGACAGAAACGAGCCCACAAGTCCAACGATTTCTACCCAATTCATAATTGTTCGGTTTTTAATAAGAAACTCCCGGCTTTGCATGGCTGCTTGTTAGGTAGCTGCTGCAGGTTGGCCGGGAGTTGTCAGTGATCAGTATAAAGCTGAACTTACTTTTCCATTTGTTCAATTACCTCTTGAGTTACGCCGGTAAAGCTAAAGCCCCCATCATGGAACAGGTTTTGCATGGTCACCATACGGGTGAGGTCGCTAAACAACGAAACACAATAGTTGGCGCAATCTTCAGCTGAAGCATTGCCCAGCGGACTCATTTTCTCAGCAAAACTGATGAAGCCATCAAAACCTTTTACGCCGCTGCCAGCCGTTGTTCGGGTAGGGCTTTGGCTAATGGTATTGATACGAACTTTCTTTTTCTTGCCATAATGGTAACCAAAACTGCGGGTGATGCTTTCGAGCAGCGCCTTGGCATCAGCCATTTCATTGTAGTCAGGAAACACACGTTGTGCAGCAATGTATGTGAGGGCTACAATGCTTCCCCATTCAGCCATTGCATCCATTTCATACGCCACCTGGCATACACGATGCAGGCTCATCGCTGAAATGTCTAGCGTTTTGTGCTGAAATTCGTGGTTGAGGCTGGTATAATGAAAGCCTTTGCGAATGTTGAGGCTCATGCCTACAGAGTGCAATACAAAATCAACGGGACCGCCAAAGTGAGCCATTGCTTCTGTAAACAGCTTTTTTATATCATCATCGTTCGATACATCAGCTGGAATAACTGGCGCATTGCCACAAGCTTCGGCCAATGCGTTGATTTCGCCCATGCGCAAAGCAATGGGAGCATTGGTTAATATCAGTTCTGCCCCTTCTTCATAGCACTTCAATGCTGTTTTCCAGGCTATTGACTGATCGTTGAGGGCGCCAAAAATGATACCCTTTTTTCCTTTCAATAATTGATTCGCCATAATGAGAATGATTATGTCTTTAATTGGTCACGCCTTATTATAAACGCGGCGGTAAATGTAGGATTTCTGTCAGAATGCAAAATCCGCAGCAGCCAACACTTAT
The Phnomibacter ginsenosidimutans genome window above contains:
- a CDS encoding ABC transporter ATP-binding protein translates to MLSATGIRKQFGDLAILKGVDIAVAKGEVVSIVGASGAGKSTLLHILGTLDEPDSGSIRIKGQEVTQLKGNALANFRNEHIGFVFQFHHLLPEFTALENICIPGWIGNKSKQVVEAKALELLKILDLTDRKDHKPAQLSGGEQQRIAVARSLINEPAIVFADEPTGNLDSLHAQELHQLFFDLRQQLGQTFLIVTHNEALANLSDRKLLMKDGLMVS
- a CDS encoding enoyl-ACP reductase FabI — encoded protein: MANQLLKGKKGIIFGALNDQSIAWKTALKCYEEGAELILTNAPIALRMGEINALAEACGNAPVIPADVSNDDDIKKLFTEAMAHFGGPVDFVLHSVGMSLNIRKGFHYTSLNHEFQHKTLDISAMSLHRVCQVAYEMDAMAEWGSIVALTYIAAQRVFPDYNEMADAKALLESITRSFGYHYGKKKKVRINTISQSPTRTTAGSGVKGFDGFISFAEKMSPLGNASAEDCANYCVSLFSDLTRMVTMQNLFHDGGFSFTGVTQEVIEQMEK
- a CDS encoding DUF2795 domain-containing protein, producing the protein MFWTLELASHLEDAPWPATKDELIDYSIRSGAPIEVVENLQELEDDGEIYEGLEDIWPDYPSQDDFFFNEDEY
- a CDS encoding SemiSWEET family sugar transporter, which gives rise to MNWVEIVGLVGSFLSSVTFMPQVYKTWKTRRADDLSLEMMLIVFISTIVWLIYGIFNSPMLWPVIICNGIVCLLSLLLIFFKLTFKKQA
- a CDS encoding cob(I)yrinic acid a,c-diamide adenosyltransferase — its product is MAFKIYTKTGDKGTTSLIGGTKVLKSHYRIESYGTIDELNSYIGLVKDMLQPVHQGSTLPEIQDRLFTIGSALACDPNKETALKIPDLKQSDIQLLEDEMDKMDEVLEPMKSFILPGGHPTISTIHIARCVCRRAERLCVQLMDIGEPVEPLILQYLNRLSDYLFILARYAGHLLAVPDIPWKPRV
- the gatC gene encoding Asp-tRNA(Asn)/Glu-tRNA(Gln) amidotransferase subunit GatC, with amino-acid sequence MAIERHSFIFGLIISFMQVNEQLIDHLANLARLEFDPAAKQAMQADMEKIIGFVEKLNELDTTGVEPLRYMGEASNVYRQDVPGENLPVATALQNAPHKDESFFKVPKVIKRD
- a CDS encoding ABC transporter ATP-binding protein translates to MQGIIHISDIRKSYYMGTQSLEVLKGLNLDIYKNEYVALMGPSGSGKSTLMNILGCLDSPTSGTYILNNQDVSKMDDAALAQVRNKEIGFVFQQFNLLPRLSAVDNVALPLVYAGIAKKQRREMAMAVLEKVGLGNRSHHKPNEMSGGQIQRVAIARALVNSPAIILADEPTGNLDSKTSVEIMDLFSAIQEAGNTVVLVTHEEDIAGYAKRVIRLRDGMVESDQTQESRKHAHVHE
- a CDS encoding formylglycine-generating enzyme family protein, whose product is MKGCGQWKNVHVFSVWLLIAGAVLSLHSCSSSNNDAQSLPAADSVHGCMQTPSRFGQLTTDSSLPENKHASYEGMVLIPAGTFDMGGDNKQAAADEYPKHKVNMHAFYMDATEVTNAQFKAFVDATGYVTTAERKPDWEELKKTLPPGTPRPPDSVMIAASLVFKSTTGPVDLNDYSQWWSWVAGADWRHPEGPNSSIAGKENYPVVHVSWFDAMAYCKWAGKRLPTEAEWEYAARGGQLNQIYPWGNEHVNAGQAKTNSWEGKFPYLNERKDGYAKHAPVKSFAANAYGLYDMAGNVWEWCSDWYDHAYYQTLAGKVSSNPTGPAASNDPQEPYTPKRVLRGGSFLCNDAYCSGYRVARRMKSSPDTGLEHTGFRCVKDIKQ
- a CDS encoding sulfatase, producing MLNRIWFSLLLMVAVQASLAQSKMKSPNVIFILADDLGSMDLSCYGSRFYETPNLDALAGMGVKFINNYSSSPVCSPTRASILTGKNPIHTGVTDWITGRQENGARVKPFEKLIAPPTAYELALQEHTLAEHALNNGYQTFFAGKWHLGEEEKFWPLSQGFQTNIGGWSKGAPTGKKNDSTGGFFSPYANPTLTDGPQGEYLTDRLANECIRFIKAQSDTPFFMMYALYAVHNPLQAPAALIEKYKQKQQQLGYTDKDRFVKNENWMMHQADWKLRLLQDHAVYAAMIENMDWNIGRIIQSLKEKGLLDNTIIVFTSDNGGLSTAEGSPTSNAPLRAGKGWLYEGGIRVPLLMYWKGQLQQGLVSNMPVISSDIFTTLSAVMQKGFKKPSALEGENLLPLLKSPAAIKERTLYWYYPHYSNQGGRPAAAIRQGHYKLILNFDNNSTELYDLSIDFSEKNNLANQQIAKRDALKTLLEKWLQKNNAGSFTPNPGYQQ